The following proteins come from a genomic window of Gossypium raimondii isolate GPD5lz chromosome 5, ASM2569854v1, whole genome shotgun sequence:
- the LOC105769519 gene encoding protein TOPLESS: MSSLSRELVFLILQFLDEEKFKETVHRLEQESGFFFNMKYFEDEVHNGNWDEVEKYLSGFTKVDDNRYSMKIFFEIRKQKYLEALDKHDLSKAVEILVKDLKVFATFNEELFKEITQLLTLENFRENEQLSKYGDTKSARAIMLVELKKLIEANPLFRDKLQFPNLRNSRLRTLINQSLNWQHQLCKNPRPNPDIKTLFVDHSCGQPNGARAPSPANNPLLGGLPKAGGFPPLGAHGPFQPTPAPVPAPLAGWMSNPSTVAHPAVSGGAIGLGPASIPAALKHPRTPPTNPSVDYPSGDSDHVSKRTRPMGISDEVNLPVNVLPVTFPGHGHSQTFNAPDDLPKAVARTLNQGSSPMSMDFHPVQQTLLLVGTNVGDIALWEIGSRERLVLKNFKVWDLSACSMPLQAALVKDPAVSVNRVIWSPDGSLFGVAYSRHIVQIYSYHGGDEVRQHLEIDAHVGGVNDLAFSHPNKQLCVVTCGDDKTIKVWEATNGTKQYTFEGHEASVYSVCPHYKENIQFIFSTAIDGKIKAWLYDNMGSRVDYEAPGRWCTTMAYSADGTRLFSCGTSKDGESFIVEWNESEGAVKRTYQGFRKRSLGVVQFDTTKNRYLAAGDDFSIKFWDMDNVQPLTSVDADGGLPASPRIRFNKDGSLLAVSANDNGIKILANLDGMRLLRTLENLSYDASRTSEAPKPTINPISAAAAAAVATSAGLADRSASVVAIAGMNGDARSLGDVKPRITEESSDKSKIWKLTEISEPSQCRSLRLPENLRVTKISRLIFTNSGNAILALASNAIHLLWKWQRSERNSNGKATASVPPQLWQPSSGILMTNDVADTNPEEAVPCFALSKNDSYVMSASGGKISLFNMMTFKTMATFMPPPPPATFLAFHPQDNNIIAIGMDDSTIQIYNVRVDEVKSKLKGHSKRITGLAFSHVLSVLVSSGADSQLCVWNTDGWEKQRSRFLQVPSGRTPTALSDTRVQFHQDQMHFLVVHETQLAIYETTKLERVKQWVPLESSAPITHATFSCDSQLVYSSFLDATVCVFTAANLRLRCRINPSAYLPASVSSNVHPLVIAAHPSEPNEFALGLSDGGVHVFEPLESENKWGVPPPVENGSSSNMAATPSVGAPGSEQAQR, translated from the exons ATGTCGTCTCTCAGTAGAGAGCTTGTGTTCTTGATCTTACAGTTTCTAGATGAGGAAAAGTTTAAAGAGACTGTTCACag gcTTGAACAGGAATCTGGGTTTTTCTTTAATATGAAGTATTTTGAGGATGAGGTACATAACGGAAACTGGGATGAGGTTGAGAAATACTTGTCTGGTTTCACCAAGGTAGACGACAATCGATATTCCATGAAAATCTTTTTCGAGATAAGAAAGCAGAAGTATCTCGAGGCATTGGATAA GCATGATCTGTCCAAGGCCGTGGAGATATTAGTAAAGGATTTGAAAGTTTTTGCCACATTTAATGAGGAACTTTTTAAGGAAATCACTCAGCTTTTGACGTTGGAGAATTTCAG GGAGAATGAACAGTTGTCAAAATATGGAGATACAAAGTCTGCTAGAGCAATCATGTTAGTTGAACTCAAGAAGCTTATTGAAGCAAATCCTTTATTCCGTGACAAATTACAGTTCCCAAACCTTAGAAATTCAAGGTTACGCACCCTCATTAATCAGAG CTTGAATTGGCAGCATCAACTTTGTAAAAACCCAAGGCCGAATCCAGATATAAAAACTCTCTTCGTGGATCACTCTTGTGGACAGCCAAATGGTGCGCGAGCACCATCACCTGCTAACAATCCTCTTCTTGGAGGGTTACCAAAGGCCGGGGGCTTTCCTCCCCTTGGTGCTCATGGG CCTTTTCAACCTACACCAGCGCCAGTTCCAGCACCCCTTGCTGGTTGGATGTCAAACCCTTCTACTGTAGCTCATCCAGCTGTGTCTGGTGGAGCTATTGGTCTTGGTCCTGCCTCAATACCAG CTGCATTGAAGCATCCTAGGACTCCTCCAACTAATCCTTCTGTAGACTACCCATCTGGGGACTCTGATCATGTTTCCAAAAGGACAAGGCCCATGGGGATTTCTGATGAG GTAAATCTTCCTGTCAATGTGCTGCCTGTAACATTTCCTGGCCATGGTCACAGTCAGACTTTCAATGCACCCGATGATCTGCCAAAGGCAGTTGCAAGAACTTTGAATCAGGGTTCATCTCCTATGAGCATGGATTTCCATCCCGTTCAACAGACTCTACTTCTAG TTGGTACCAATGTTGGAGACATAGCATTGTGGGAAATTGGCTCTCGGGAGCGGCTggttttgaagaattttaaagttTGGGATCTTAGTGCTTGTTCAATGCCTCTTCAG GCTGCTCTAGTCAAAGATCCTGCTGTCTCTGTAAATCGTGTGATTTGGAGCCCTGATGGTTCTTTATTTG GAGTTGCTTACTCGAGGCACATTGTGCAAATATATTCTTATCATGGTGGCGATGAGGTTCGGCAGCATCTGGAG ATTGATGCTCATGTTGGTGGAGTAAATGATCTTGCATTTTCTCATCCAAATAAGCAACTTTGTGTAGTAACTTGCGGTGATGACAAGACGATCAAG GTGTGGGAGGCTACCAATGGTACAAAACAATATACCTTTGAAGGTCATGAGGCTTCTGTTTATTCTGTCTGCCCTCACTATAAAGAAAACATTCAG TTTATCTTTTCAACAGCTATAGATGGAAAGATAAAAGCATGGTTATATGATAATATGGGATCACGTGTTGATTATGAAGCTCCTGGCCGTTGGTGCACAACCATGGCCTACAGTGCTGATGGTACAAG GCTTTTTTCCTGTGGCACCAGTAAAGATGGGGAGTCATTTATCGTAGAATGGAATGAAAGTGAAGGGGCCGTGAAGAGGACCTATCAAGGATTCCGCAAACGTTCTTTAGGTGTTGTGCAATTTGACACCACTAAGAATAGGTATTTAGCTGCCGGTGATGATTTCTCTATCAAATTCTGGGATATGGACAATGTTCAACCCTTGACAAGTGTTGATGCTGATGGAGGCCTTCCA GCAAGTCCACGCATTCGCTTTAACAAGGATGGCTCTCTCTTGGCTGTTTCCGCCAATGATAATGGGATTAAGATTTTGGCGAATTTAGATGGTATGCGATTATTGCGCACGTTGGAGAATCTTTCTTATGATGCCTCAAGAACATCGGAAGCCCCAAAG CCTACAATAAATCCAATCTCAGCTGCTGCTGCCGCAGCGGTTGCTACTAGTGCTGGACTTGCAGACAGAAGTGCCTCTGTAGTTGCTATTGCTGGAATG AATGGGGATGCCAGGAGCTTGGGGGATGTGAAACCCAGAATAACAGAAGAATCGAGTGATAAATCAAAGATTTGGAAGCTAACTGAAATCAGTGAACCATCTCAGTGTCGATCCTTGAGGCTTCCTGAAAACTTGAGGGTGACCAAG ATATCAAGGTTAATCTTCACTAATTCAGGTAATGCTATTTTGGCATTGGCATCAAATGCTATTCACTTGCTCTGGAAGTGGCAGCGAAGTGAACGTAATTCAAATGGCAAG GCAACTGCGAGTGTACCACCTCAGTTGTGGCAACCATCAAGTGGCATTCTTATGACAAATGATGTTGCTGATACAAATCCTGAAGAGGCTGTACCCTGTTTTGCTTTATCCAAGAATGATTCTTATGTAATGTCTGCATCTGGAGGAAAGATTTCCTTGTTTAATATGATGACATTCAAG ACAATGGCGACTTTCATGCCGCCACCACCACCAGCGACTTTTCTTGCATTCCACCCTCAAGATAACAATATTATTGCTATAGGCATGGACGATTCAACGATTCAGATATATAATGTTCGTGTGGATGAG GTGAAGAGTAAGCTTAAAGGCCACTCCAAAAGAATAACTGGCCTTGCCTTCTCTCATGTACTGAGTGTGCTTGTCTCATCAGGAGCAGATTCTCAG CTTTGTGTATGGAACACTGATGGATGGGAAAAGCAGAGGTCTAGATTCTTGCAGGTTCCATCTGGGAGAACACCAACGGCACTGTCAGACACACGTGTACAATTCCATCAGGACCAGATGCATTTTCTTGTTGTACATGAGACTCAGCTTGCCATATATGAAACAACAAAGCTAGAACGTGTGAAGCAG TGGGTTCCGCTCGAATCTTCTGCTCCAATTACTCATGCGACATTCTCATGTGATAGCCAACTGGTGTATTCCAGCTTTTTGGATGCAACTGTTTGTGTCTTTACTGCTGCAAACCTCAGACTACGTTGCCGTATAAATCCTTCTGCTTATCTTCCTGCTAGTGTCAG TTCCAATGTTCATCCACTTGTAATTGCTGCACATCCATCTGAGCCAAATGAATTTGCATTGGGACTCTCAGATGGTGGGGTTCATGTCTTTGAGCCCCTTGAATCTGAAAACAAATGGGGTGTGCCTCCACCAGTTGAAAACGGGTCATCCAGCAATATGGCAGCAACACCTTCGGTCGGAGCTCCAGGATCAGAACAAGCACAACGATGA
- the LOC105768849 gene encoding DEAD-box ATP-dependent RNA helicase 35: MEEDDDYVEYIPVAKRRAMEAQKILQRKGKASALEDETEKANVAEVKPSLLIKATQLKKDQPEISQMEQIVQQEKEMIEHLSDRKTLMSVRELAKGITYTEPLLTGWKPPLHIRRMSRKDRDLIRKQWHIIVDGDEIPPPIKNFKDMKFPDPILKKLKAKGIVQPTPIQVQGLPVILSGRDMIGIAFTGSGKTLVFVLPLIMIALQEEMMMPILPGEGPFGLIVCPSRELARQTYEVVEQFLIPMRENGYPELRPLLCIGGVDMRSQLDVVKKGVHIVVATPGRLKDMLAKKKMSLDNCRYLTLDEADRLVDLGFEDDIREVFDHFKAQRQTLLFSATMPTKIQNFARSALVKPVTVNVGRAGAANLDVIQEVEYVKQEAKIVYLLECLQKTPPPVLIFCENKADVDDIHEYLLLKGVEAVAIHGGKDQEEREHAISSFKAGKKDVLVATDVASKGLDFPDIQHVINYDMPAEIENYVHRIGRTGRCGKTGIATTFINKNQSETTLLDLKHLLQEAKQRIPPVLAELSDPMEDVDAITNASGVKGCAYCGGLGHRIRDCPKLEHQKSMAIANSRRDYFGSGGYRGEI; this comes from the exons atggaggaagatgatgattaCGTTGAGTATATTCCGGTAGCGAAACGCCGCGCTATGGAAGCTCAAAAAATCCTACAGAGAAAAGGCAAGGCTTCTGCGCTTGAAGATGAAACTGAAAAAGCGAATGTGGCCGAAGTAAAACCTAGTTTACTTATAAAAGCAACTCAGCTTAAAAAGGATCAACCCGAGATCAGTCAAATGGAACAAATTGTACaacaagaaaaagagatgaTTGAACATTTATCTGATAGGAAAACCCTCATGTCTGTTCGGGAATTGGCAAAAGGGATTACTTATACGGAACCCTTGTTGACTGGGTGGAAACCACCTTTGCATATTCGAAGGATGTCTCGAAAAGATAGGGATTTGATTCGAAAGCAATGGCATATTATCGTTGACGGGGACGAAATTCCTCCTcctattaagaattttaaagatATGAAGTTTCCAGACCCAATATTGAAGAAATTAAAGGCAAAGGGAATTGTGCAGCCGACTCCAATTCAAGTCCAAGGTCTGCCTGTTATCTTGTCTGGGAGAGATATGATTGGGATTGCTTTTACAGGGTCAGGGAAAACACTTGTATTTGTGCTTCCGTTGATTATGATTGCGTTGCAGGAGGAGATGATGATGCCAATTCTTCCAGGAGAAGGCCCTTTTGGGTTGATCGTCTGTCCTTCAAGGGAGCTTGCTAGGCAGACATATGAAGTGGTGGAGCAATTTTTGATACCTATGAGGGAGAATGGATATCCCGAACTCAGGCCATTGCTTTGTATTGGTGGTGTAGATATGAGGTCTCAGTTGGATGTTGTGAAGAAAGGGGTTCACATTGTTGTTGCTACTCCCGGGAGGTTGAAGGATATGCTTGCCAAGAAGAAGATGAGTTTAGACAATTGCAG GTATTTGACATTGGATGAAGCAGATAGACTAGTGGATTTAGGCTTTGAAGATGACATTAGAGAAGTGTTTGACCATTTTAAAGCTCAAAGGCAAACCCTTTTGTTCTCTGCTACCATGCCTACCAAAATTCAGAACTTCGCCAGAAGTGCTTTAGTAAAGCCAGTGACTGTTAATGTTGGGAGAGCTGGAGCTGCAAATCTTGATGTGATTCAGGAGGTCGAGTATGTGAAGCAAGAAGCAAAGATAGTCTACCTCCTTGAATGCCTGCAAAAGACTCCTCCACctgttttaatattttgtgaGAATAAGGCCGACGTGGATGATATCCATGAATATCTCCTGCTGAAAGGAGTTGAAGCTGTGGCAATTCATGGAGGGAAGGACCAAGAAGAGAGAGAGCACGCCATTTCATCCTTTAAAGCTGGCAAGAAGGATGTGTTAGTTGCAACTGATGTTGCTTCTAAAGGTTTGGATTTTCCTGATATTCAACACGTGATCAATTATGATATGCCTGCAGAAATTGAAAACTATGTCCACAGAATAGGACGAACAGGAAGATGTGGTAAAACGGGAATTGCAACCACATTTATAAACAAGAATCAAAGTGAGACAACCCTGCTTGATTTGAAACACCTATTGCAAGAAGCAAAACAGAGGATCCCGCCCGTCTTAGCTGAGCTCAGTGATCCAATGGAAGATGTGGATGCAATCACCAATGCAAGTGGCGTAAAGGGGTGTGCTTATTGTGGTGGATTGGGCCATCGTATCCGAGATTGCCCCAAGTTAGAGCATCAGAAAAGCATGGCTATTGCAAATTCCAGAAGGGATTATTTTGGGTCTGGTGGTTACAGAGGAGAAATTTGA
- the LOC105768850 gene encoding uncharacterized protein LOC105768850, with protein MLSMSLGVSFSGLLHCIAESVDLVLSELIDQNSVKLLRKFLPRKKIELASPEMGLDSEFKNFKAAYSSSCKHATSSSADSIMKQEHLFPDLRNEGSWSSKEELNQSGVIISHPRKRVCSNFCKGKAVLQASEAEDLNTRLEILEEESQIMKQALLETMAERKKLVNEIYKLLETRRYTLLPKAQEDGHTFSSGSLIIKPWKGPGQGTAESSLLHALLENPRSGDPNANALAILGQSCTSTQ; from the exons atgttgtCCATGTCACTGGGTGTATCTTTCTCAG GATTGCTCCATTGTATCGCAGAGAGTGTTGATTTGGTCCTATCAGAACTGATAGACCAAAATTCCGTGAAACTTCTTCGAAAATTTCTACCTAGGAAGAAGATAGAACTTGCTTCACCTGAGATGGGATTAGATTCAGAGTTCAAGAATTTCAAGGCAGCATACAGTAGCAGTTGTAAGCATGCAACAAGCAGCTCAGCAGATTCTATAATGAAACAAGAACACTTGTTTCCCGATCTTCGGAATGAAGGGTCTTGGAGTTCAAAAGAGGAACTGAATCAATCTGGAGTTATAATAAGTCATCCAAGGAAAAGGGTATGCAGCAATTTTTGTAAAGGTAAGGCAGTTTTGCAGGCTAGTGAAGCTGAAGACCTAAACACGAGGTTGGAGATCCTTGAGGAAGAAAGTCAAATTATGAAGCAAGCACTCTTAGAGACAATGGCGGAAAGGAAAAAACTAGTTAATGAAATATACAAGTTATTAGAGACACGGCGGTACACCCTCCTACCTAAGGCTCAAGAAGATGGACACACATTCAGCTCTGGATCTTTGATCATCAAACCTTGGAAG GGACCGGGTCAAGGAACAGCCGAGAGCAGTCTGTTACATGCTCTATTGGAAAATCCACGTTCTGGAGATCCTAATGCCAATGCATTAGCAATACTTGGTCAGAGTTGCACATCCACACAATAA
- the LOC105766784 gene encoding arogenate dehydrogenase 2, chloroplastic has protein sequence MLIFSPTTIRSVNPQPLPYLSFSHSISLPLPLTSLPTPSKSPHFPSFHINCIDAAQPFDYESHLKNRYIQSTSLKIAIIGFGNFGQFLSKTFLRHHTLLAHSRTNYADLANHLGVSFYADPHDLFEQHPDVVLLSTSILSTETLLQKLPFQRLRRNTLFVDVLSVKEFPRNLFLKYLPPDFDILCTHPMFGPESGKTSWAGLPFVYDKVRIGDEESRIKRCDKFLDIFEKEGCRMVEMSCMEHDKYAAGSQFVTHTMGRVLEKFGLESSPINTKGYETLLNLVENTKGDSFDLYYGLFMYNQNALEQLERLDMAFESIKKDLFGRLHQVYRKQLFGDNNGEVEKKRSLAQQLLGNGSLTESPLDNVRQDGS, from the coding sequence ATGTTGATTTTCTCTCCCACAACCATAAGATCTGTGAATCCCCAACCCCTCCCTTACCTCTCCTTTTCCCACTCCATTTCTCTCCCTCTCCCACTAACGTCTCTCCCCACTCCCTCCAAATCCCCCCATTTCCCTTCCTTCCATATCAACTGCATAGACGCAGCTCAACCATTCGACTACGAGTCCCATCTCAAAAACCGCTACATTCAATCAACTTCCCTCAAGATCGCCATTATCGGCTTCGGTAACTTCGGCCAATTCCTATCCAAAACTTTCCTCCGCCATCACACTCTCCTCGCCCACTCCAGAACTAACTACGCCGACCTCGCTAACCACCTCGGCGTTTCCTTCTACGCCGACCCACACGACCTTTTCGAGCAACACCCTGACGTCGTCCTTCTCTCTACTTCCATCCTTTCCACTGAAACTCTTCTTCAGAAACTGCCCTTTCAACGACTGCGTCGCAACACCCTTTTCGTCGACGTGCTTTCTGTTAAAGAGTTCCCCAGGAACCTTTTCTTGAAGTATTTACCCCCAGATTTCGATATCTTGTGTACCCATCCCATGTTTGGACCCGAAAGTGGCAAAACCTCGTGGGCGGGGCTTCCTTTTGTCTACGACAAAGTGAGGATCGGGGATGAGGAGAGTCGGATAAAGAGATGCGACAAGTTTTTGGATATTTTCGAGAAAGAAGGGTGTAGAATGGTGGAGATGAGTTGCATGGAGCATGATAAGTACGCGGCGGGGTCTCAGTTCGTGACCCATACCATGGGGAGAGTGCTGGAGAAGTTCGGGTTGGAGTCTTCGCCTATTAACACCAAAGGGTACGAGACATTGTTGAATTTGGTGGAGAATACTAAAGGGGATAGCTTTGATTTGTATTATGGGTTGTTTATGTATAACCAGAACGCTTTGGAGCAGTTGGAAAGGTTGGATATGGCATTCGAGTCGATTAAGAAGGACTTGTTTGGGAGGCTCCATCAGGTTTATAGGAAGCAATTGTTTGGGGATAATAATGGAGAGGTGGAGAAGAAGAGGAGTTTGGCTCAGCAGTTGCTTGGCAATGGAAGTTTAACCGAATCTCCATTGGATAATGTTAGACAAGATGGATCTTGA
- the LOC105768017 gene encoding pyrophosphate-energized vacuolar membrane proton pump yields MMGAVLLSEFATEIVVPVCAVIGIAFSLVQWLLVSRVKLNPERHASGNSNKNGYSDYLIEEEEGLNDPSVVTKCAEIQSAISEGATSFLFTEYQYVGIFMVAFAILIFLFLGSVEGFSSKSQPCTYDKEKTCKPALATAIFSTISFLLGAITSVLSGFLGMKIATYANARTTLEARKGVGKAFIVAFRSGAVMGFLLAANGLLVLFVAINLFKLYYGDDWEGLFEAITGYGLGGSSMALFGRVGGGIYTKAADVGADLVGKVERNIPEDDPRNPAVIADNVGDNVGDIAGMGSDLFGSYAESSCAALVVASISSFGINHEFTAMLYPLLISSVGILVCLITTLFATDFFEIKAVKEIEPALKKQLIISTVLMTVGIAIVTWVGVPSSFTIYNFGDQKVVKNWQLFLCVGVGLWAGLIIGFVTEYYTSNAYSPVQDVADSCRTGAATNVIFGLALGYKSVIIPIFAIAISIFVSFSFAAMYGIAVAALGMLSTIATGLAIDAYGPISDNAGGIAEMAGMSHHIRERTDALDAAGNTTAAIGKGFAIGSAALVSLALFGAFVSRAAISTVDVLTPKVFIGLIVGAMLPYWFSAMTMKSVGSAALKMVEEVRRQFNTIPGLMEGRAKPDYATCVKISTDASIKEMIPPGALVMLTPLIVGTFFGVETLAGVLAGALVSGVQIAISASNTGGAWDNAKKYIEAGASEHARTLGPKGSDPHKAAVIGDTVGDPLKDTSGPSLNILIKLMAVESLVFAPFFATHGGLLFKIF; encoded by the exons ATGATGGGAGCGGTTTTGTTGTCGGAGTTTGCGACGGAAATCGTGGTGCCAGTGTGCGCCGTGATTGGAATTGCTTTCTCGTTGGTGCAGTGGCTGTTGGTGTCGCGCGTGAAGCTTAACCCGGAGCGGCATGCATCGGGGAATAGCAACAAGAACGGTTACAGTGATTACTTGATTGAGGAAGAGGAAGGACTTAATGACCCCAGCGTCGTCACCAAGTGCGCTGAAATTCAAAGCGCTATCTCCGAAG GTGCAACATCCTTTCTTTTCACTGAATATCAGTATGTCGGCATCTTCATGGTTGCTTTTGCTATCTTGATATTCCTTTTCCTGGGTTCTGTTGAGGGCTTCAGCTCAAAGAGCCAGCCTTGCACCTATGATAAGGAGAAGACGTGCAAACCAGCTCTTGCCACTGCTATCTTCAGTACCATATCCTTCTTGCTTGGTGCTATCACCTCTGTTCTTTCTGGGTTCCTTGGGATGAAAATTGCTACATATGCCAATGCAAGAACAACCTTAGAAGCAAGAAAGGGTGTTGGAAAGGCTTTTATTGTTGCATTTAGATCTGGCGCGGTAATGGGTTTTCTCCTCGCTGCCAATGGCTTGTTGGTGCTTTTCGTTGCCATCAATCTATTCAAGCTGTACTACGGTGATGACTGGGAAGGCCTTTTTGAGGCTATTACTGGTTATGGTCTTGGGGGATCCTCTATGGCACTGTTTGGAAGAGTTGGTGGTGGTATCTATACAAAGGCTGCTGATGTCGGTGCTGATCTTGTAGGAAAGGTTGAAAGGAACATTCCAGAGGATGACCCAAGAAACCCAGCT GTCATTGCCGACAATGTTGGCGATAATGTTGGGGATATTGCTGGTATGGGTTCTGATCTATTTGGCTCATATGCTGAATCTTCCTGTGCTGCTCTTGTTGTTGCTTCTATATCCTCTTTTGGAATAAACCACGAGTTCACTGCCATGTTGTATCCTCTGCTCATTAGTTCTGTTGGTATTCTTGTCTGTTTGATCACAACCCTATTTGCTACGGATTTCTTCGAAATCAAGGCTGTCAAAGAAATTGAACCAGCTTTGAAGAAGCAGCTTATTATATCTACTGTTCTTATGACTGTGGGGATTGCAATTGTTACTTGGGTTGGTGTGCCATCGTCCTTCACCATTTACAATTTTGGGGATCAGAAAGTTGTTAAGAACTG GCAACTATTTTTGTGCGTTGGTGTTGGTCTCTGGGCTGGACTTATTATTGGTTTTGTTACTGAGTACTACACCAGTAATGCTTACAG TCCCGTGCAGGATGTTGCCGATTCCTGCAGGACAGGAGCAGCTACCAATGTTATATTTGGCCTTGCTTTAGGATACAAATCTGTGATCATCCCAATTTTTGCCATTGCGATCAgcatttttgttagttttagcTTTGCTGCCATGTATGGGATTGCAGTTGCTGCCCTTGGAATGTTAAGCACCATTGCAACTGGGTTGGCCATTGATGCTTATGGTCCCATCAGTGACAATGCTGGAGGCATTGCTGAGATGGCTGGCATGAGCCATCACATTCGTGAGAGAACTGATGCACTAGATGCTGCTGGAAACACTACAGCTGCCATTGGAAAG GGATTTGCCATTGGGTCAGCAGCATTGGTGTCATTGGCTCTATTTGGTGCCTTTGTGAGCCGTGCAGCTATCTCTACTGTTGATGTCTTGACCCCGAAGGTTTTCATTGGTTTAATAGTTGGTGCCATGCTTCCCTACTGGTTCTCTGCTATGACCATGAAAAGCGTGGGGAGTGCAGCTTTAAAGATGGTTGAGGAGGTTCGCAGGCAGTTCAACACCATCCCTGGTCTCATGGAGGGTCGTGCCAAGCCTGATTATGCTACCTGTGTCAAAATCTCAACTGATGCCTCTATCAAGGAGATGATTCCTCCTGGTGCCCTTGTTATGCTTACTCCCCTAATCGTTGGAACTTTCTTTGGTGTTGAGACTCTTGCCGGTGTCCTTGCTGGTGCCCTTGTTTCTGGTGTTCAG ATTGCAATATCTGCTTCCAACACTGGTGGTGCATGGGATAATGCCAAGAAGTACATTGAG GCTGGTGCCTCAGAGCACGCGAGGACCCTGGGTCCAAAAGGATCGGATCCTCACAAGGCAGCTGTCATTGGTGACACGGTTGGTGATCCACTCAAGGATACCTCTGGCCCTTCACTCAACATCCTGATCAAGCTTATGGCAGTCGAGTCACTCGTATTTGCTCCCTTCTTTGCCACTCACGGTGGCTTGCTTTTCAAGATCTTTTAG